The genomic region GTGTCTGGCTGTCCTCATAATCCTCTTCGTGGTAGGGCTTTACATGTGCATAAACCGTGAATTTGGGGATAAAACTGTAAAATGGTTTTTAAGGCTCGTGAAAAGAATTTCCAGTAAATGGCATAATAAAATAGAACACCGGACCATTAACGCGGTTGAAGGTTTCCAGGATAGTATGAAGGTCATGATCAGTGACCGTAAAGTACTATTGTACGGAATACCTCTTTCTTTTGTGATATGGGGTCTTGAAATTCTACGGGTTTACGTTGTTTTCCTGGCTCTGAACATCAATGCCCCGGTGGAGATTATAGCTGCAGTATTTGTGATTTCTACTCTCATAGGAATGATACCATTGCTCCCGGGTGGTCTGGGTGCGGTGGATGGTATGATGATACTACTCTACTCCTATGCCGGGATATCCCCCTCAGTAAGTGCCGCTGCTACTCTGGTGGAACGGTTGATATCCTACTGGATGACTTCCATTATAGGCATGGCCATAATGCCCTACTATGGTGCAGATGCCATGGAGAAACTATCCAAAAAAGATTAGCATACACTGTGAAATTTTTAAGATCAATCCAATATTTTTCTGTATGAAATAATTAATTCAAAGCCTTTTTATATGAATTAACATTATTTTTATTCTTTAAATTCTTTAAATCGCCTGTATTATCCTAAGAACAAATGGAAAAATATATAAAACTTCTGGCGATAGATCAAGTCGGTGATTATCATGGAAATAAACGGAGTGGAAATACAAGACACTTTTGCAGAAGCATTCGGTATACAGGTATCCCGATTACTAGTAACTGCAGCAACTAAAAAGCTGGCAAAAATCGCAGCTACAGAAGCTACTGGATATGGAACATCAGTAATCGGCTGCCCAGCCGAAGCAGGAATTGACTGTTACGTCCCACCAGAAGAAACCCCCGACGGCCGACCCGGTTACGTCATCATGATCTGTAACATGGACAAGAAGAAACTGGACCACGAACTACTGGAACGAGTGGGTATGTGTATCCTGACCGCAGCCACCACTGCAGTCTTCGATGCCATGGAAGACCCTGATGAGAAGATGACCACCGGTAAAAAACTCAAATTCTACGGAGACGGTTACGAGAAAAAAACAGAAATCGATGGAAGAACCATTCACTCCATCCCCCTCATGGCCGGGGACTTCCTGGTGGAAGAAGAACTGGGAATACGATCCGGTGTTGCCGGAGGAAACCTATTTATAATGGCTGAAAACCCAGCATCTGGACTTTTAGCTGCAGAAGTAACAGTTAATGCTATAGAATCTGTACCGGGAACTATAACTCCGTTCCCTGGTGGAATTGTGGCTTCCGGTTCCAAAGTGGGATCCAACAAGTACAAATTCCTGGGTGCATCCACCAACGAAAAAATGTGCGTAACCCTCAAGGACGATGTGGAAGAATGTCAGATTCCAACCAACGTAGACGGAGTTTACGAAATCGTTATTGACGGTGTGGATGAAGACGCAGTTAAAGCAGCCATGAAAGCAGGTATAGAAGCAGCAGTACAGGTTCCAGGTGTAATAAAAATCAGTGCCGGAAACTTCGGTGGAAACCTGGGTGCCTTCAAATTAAACCTGCACGACCTGTTCTAAACGAGAGAATACCAAATTCTCTTAATTTTTTTTATTTTTAAATTAGAATTCTTGAATATTATTCTACATAATTAGGTTTTTTTATTCTACACCGAAGTTCTGTTTTTTATTCTACACAGAACCCTGCGGGCTCGGCATTTTCTACAATAGTCCATATTTCCTTTTCGGGCAGATCCACACCCAGGAGTTGTCCTGATTCATCCAGGGCTTTGATTATTTTTTTAATGGTCTTCACATCCCCGGCAGAAACAGTGTGGGAATGTATGTTTCGGGATATTTGGGAAAGGGTATCCAGGGATCTCCGGGCATCTGGTTTTTTATACTCTTCTTCGCACCGTTTAAGGTCATCGTAATCCTTCAAGTACAGTTTCCTGGTTACCACCTGTTCCAGACCGGGGAGGTAGTGTTTTGAATCCAGTATTCTACCACCATGTTTAAGGATAATGGTCTTGTCATCAATGGAACCCGGGGCATGGTGAAGTAACATTTCACTTACCCGGCCGTACTCTTTGATCTTTTCGAATATCTCTTCCTCACTGAGATTCACTCCCAGGAGAAATCCTTTCTTTTTAAGTTCCTTTTCTACCTGAGCCAGACTTTTAGTGTCCGGACCAGTTATGCGATGGGAGTGAATACCTCCTCCAGAAAGGGTGTAAAGCCTTTCCAGGGCGTCCATTCTGGCTGAATCCTCACTGAGGCGTTTTAGGAAACGTTCCATTTCACTTATATCCTGGAGATGGATTTTTCTCTTGAGTGGTTCATGAAATCCCTGGAGGTAATACTCTATATCTTCCAGTACACAGCCATTTTTAAGGATGATTTCTGCTTCCGCCTGAATATCCCTAACATCATGGATTTCGGTGATCCTGATCTCGGGTTTAATAACTACCTCCACCAGGCGACCGTACTTGTGAGCCACTTCCTTGATTTCATCTTCACTGAGATCCACACCCAGAAGGAAACCCTCCTTTTTGAGTTCATCGGCGACTTTTTCCAGGGTTTCCTTGTCTGGACCAGAAATCCAGTGGGAGTGAATTCCACTCACTGATTCGTAGATCCTCTCCAGGGATTTTTTCCGGTGGGGATCCTTTTCCAGACTACCCAGGAAACGGTTCAACTGTTCGATCTCGGTAATACCTATTTTTCTGGCCAGTGGTTCTTTGAATTCCGGTAGATGGTATTCTATGTTTTCCAGGGTACAGCCGTGTTTAAGAATGATTTCTGATTCCCGGCGTATATCCGCCACATCATGCATCTCGGTGATTTTCATGATGGTGGGTTGGATTGCGGCAAAGTAAATATCCTCCGCACCACTACTTTCGGGAGATATAACCTGATTAGCTCCGGAACGGTATAAACGTTTGATGTTGACTTTTTTACTGGCCCTGGTGACAATCCATATATCGGGATGAATTTCCCGGGCAGTGAGGGTGATGAAAAGATTGTCCACATCGTCACCAGTGGTGATGATAACTCCTCTGGCCCTTTCAATTCCAGCCTCCCGCATTACATTTTCATCGGTGGCATCACCAGGGATAGCCAGAATGTTACTGTCATCC from Methanobacterium formicicum harbors:
- a CDS encoding UPF0104 family protein, producing MKHKTLLLMVVGVAVLGLMVLIIGPENIESAIQQSNPWYLVLAVVIQLVIYGLWTERWKITTSSVDISIKRRNLLPMLLVGMAINNLTPSGRGGGEPVRAYILGKYSNSPTENAFATVIADRGLDTFPFIALAVLTIITAILYINLPQWMVITLIVCLAVLIILFVVGLYMCINREFGDKTVKWFLRLVKRISSKWHNKIEHRTINAVEGFQDSMKVMISDRKVLLYGIPLSFVIWGLEILRVYVVFLALNINAPVEIIAAVFVISTLIGMIPLLPGGLGAVDGMMILLYSYAGISPSVSAAATLVERLISYWMTSIIGMAIMPYYGADAMEKLSKKD
- the fhcD gene encoding formylmethanofuran--tetrahydromethanopterin N-formyltransferase, whose amino-acid sequence is MEINGVEIQDTFAEAFGIQVSRLLVTAATKKLAKIAATEATGYGTSVIGCPAEAGIDCYVPPEETPDGRPGYVIMICNMDKKKLDHELLERVGMCILTAATTAVFDAMEDPDEKMTTGKKLKFYGDGYEKKTEIDGRTIHSIPLMAGDFLVEEELGIRSGVAGGNLFIMAENPASGLLAAEVTVNAIESVPGTITPFPGGIVASGSKVGSNKYKFLGASTNEKMCVTLKDDVEECQIPTNVDGVYEIVIDGVDEDAVKAAMKAGIEAAVQVPGVIKISAGNFGGNLGAFKLNLHDLF
- a CDS encoding 3H domain-containing protein, giving the protein MQSPNPSLPIVPSIPFSVIKYPIIAVAGLLTYGIIGSLLIMHLDIINATYFTIITTATVGYGDISPQTPLQKFFVVTLVLGGASLIAYAFTLIIMVVSMTVEDITSGARHRRMIRSVKNHFVLCGYGRVGSAVHKELLKRNYKVIIVEKDPAIVEKELWDDSNILAIPGDATDENVMREAGIERARGVIITTGDDVDNLFITLTAREIHPDIWIVTRASKKVNIKRLYRSGANQVISPESSGAEDIYFAAIQPTIMKITEMHDVADIRRESEIILKHGCTLENIEYHLPEFKEPLARKIGITEIEQLNRFLGSLEKDPHRKKSLERIYESVSGIHSHWISGPDKETLEKVADELKKEGFLLGVDLSEDEIKEVAHKYGRLVEVVIKPEIRITEIHDVRDIQAEAEIILKNGCVLEDIEYYLQGFHEPLKRKIHLQDISEMERFLKRLSEDSARMDALERLYTLSGGGIHSHRITGPDTKSLAQVEKELKKKGFLLGVNLSEEEIFEKIKEYGRVSEMLLHHAPGSIDDKTIILKHGGRILDSKHYLPGLEQVVTRKLYLKDYDDLKRCEEEYKKPDARRSLDTLSQISRNIHSHTVSAGDVKTIKKIIKALDESGQLLGVDLPEKEIWTIVENAEPAGFCVE